GCGGCGCGGGCGCCGGGCGCCGCGGCGTAGACCAGCTCGAACGAGAAGGGCCGCCCGTCCGGCGCGACGAGCCAGCCGCCGGCGCCCGGCGCGAAGCCGGCCGCCGCGAGCAGCCGCCGCGCCTCGAGCGGATCGTAGGGCCACGGCGCCAGCGACGGATCGTGCTCGGGGAGCGGGGCGAGGATCGGGCTCGCCGGAACCTCCGCGTCGCCGCGGAACAGCTCCCGCACGAGCGCCGCGCGGTCGATCGCCAGCGTCAGCGCGCGCCGCGCCCGCGGATCGCCGAAGAGCGGGTGCGGGCGGCGTCGCGCCAGTTCGGCGATCGCCTGCGGGTCGTCGGGACAGTCGCGCTCGCCGCGCTTCGCGCAGTCGGCTTCGCGCGCCGCGCGCGCCTCGGCGTAGGCGGCGGGATCGATCGTGTTCCAGCCGAGGTAGGCGTAGCTCCAGCCGCGTCGGCGCTCGATCCGCACGTCCGGATCGGCGGCGAGGCGCGCCGCGTTCCACGGCGTCAGGCCGTCCGCCACGTCGACGTTCCCCGCGAGCAGCTCGTTCATGCGCGCGGTCGGATCGGGGACGACGCGGAAGTCGATCCGGTCGATGTAGGGGCGGCCGGAGGCGCCTCCCCAGGCCGCGTCGCGCTCCAGCGAAAGAGCGGCGCCCGCGCGCTCGGGACCGACGCGGAACGGGCCGGCGGTGACGAGGCGCGCCACCCAGTCGGCCGTGCGCCACGAATGAAACGACCAGCGGTCGAGCGCGCGCGGGAGGACGTTCCCCTCGAAGGCGTCGAGCAGCGCGTCGGGATCGAACGCCTTGAAGCGGACGACCGCGCGGTCGGGGGCGGGGCAGTCGATCCGCTCGATCCGCTGGCGGAAGCCGGCGCCGCGCCAGCCGATCTCGGGCGACATCTGGGCGCGCAGCGTGAACTGCAGGTCCGCGCAGACGATCGGCGTTCCGTCGCTCCAGCGCCCCGGGCGCAGCGCGACCGAGACCGCGCGGCCGCCGTCGGCGACCTCCCACGCCGCGGCGAGGCCCGGCTCGAGCCCCGGCGCGCCGCCGTCGTCCGGAAGGCGCGGCCGCGCGAGGCGGGGAAGGAGCCGGTCGGCCGCGACCTGCGCTTCGGCGCTCCGCGCGACGAGCGGGTTGAGCGCGTCGATCGGCGCGGCGAGGGCGACGACGAGCCGGCCGCCGCGCCGCGGCGTCCGCGACTCCCGTCCGCCGCGCGCGCAGCCGAGGAACGCCGGCGCGGCCGCGAGCGCCGCGGCGGCGAGGATGCAGGGGAAGAGGCGCGGCCTACGCATCGGGCGGGGCGCCGTTCAGCGGCAGCACGAGGGCGAAGCGCGCGCCGCGTCCCGGCGCGCTGTCCACGTCGATCGTCCCGCCGTGCACGACCGCCGCCTGCAGCGCGATCGGCAGCCCCAGCCCGCTTCCCGTCTCGCGCGTCGTCTCGCCGGTCTCGAAGAGGCGCGGCAGGAGCGCGGGATCGATCCCCGGACCGTCGTCGGCGACCTCGATCCGCACCGCGCGCCGCGGCGTCTCGACGAGCGACCAGCGGACGGCGATCGCGCCGCCTCCCTCGACCGCGGCGAGCGCGTTGTCCACGAGGTTCACCACCGCGCGCCGCAGCAGGCGCGGGTCGCCGCGGAACTCGGGCAGTTCGCGCGGTCCGTCGAGCGTCACCGAGACGCCGGGCGGGGGCGCGAGCGAGTACGGCGCGAGCCACTCCTCGAGGGCGCGCGGCAGGTCGAGCGGCTCGGGGCGGACGTCGAGCAGCCGCGCGTAGTCGGAGAACTCGCGCGCCGTGTCGCGCAGCACGCGGACCTGGTCGGCGACCGTGGCGAGGGCGCGGTCGAGGACGCGCGGCAGGTCCGGATCGCGCTCCTCGATCAGCCGCCGCACGTGCTCGACGACGAGGCTCACCGGCGTCAGCGGGTTCTTGATCTCGTGCGCGATTCGCCGCGCCATCTCGGCCCAGGCGACGAGCCGCTCCGAGCGCAGCGCGTCGGTGAGGTCCTCGACGACGACGAGCCGCGTCGGCGTTCCTTCGACGAGCCCCGGCAGGTCGAGCGCCGAGACGCGGAACCGCTTCGGCTCGCCCGAATCGGCCCCCTCGATCGTCTCGTCCCCTTCGCTCCGTCCGGCGGCGAGGCGGCTCGCGGCGGCGCGCAGCGGATCGCCCGCGTCCGGCAGCGGCCGGCCGGCTTCGGCGCCGAGCAGGTCCGCCGCCCGCGGGTTGGCGAGCTGCACGCGGCCGTCGGGCAGGACCGCGGCCACGGCGACGGGCAGCGCGGCGACGAGCCCTTCGATCGCCGCGCGCCGTTCCTCCAGCAGCCGGCGCTGACGTTCGAGGCTCGTGGCCATCGAGCCGAAGGCGCGGCCGAGCGCGCGCGTTTCCTCGTAGCCGGTGCGCGGCGCGCGCGCGGCGAAGTCGCCCCCCGCGATGCGGCTCGCCGCGCGCTCGAGCTCGGTGAGCGGCGAGACGAGGCGGCGCGTCGCCGCGGCGACGAGCAGGCCGGCGAGCAGCACCAGCGTCGCCGCGCTGACGAGGAGCGCGCGGTCCACCGCGGCGAGCGTCTGCTCGGCGCGCCGCCCGGCGCGGACGAGCGGGATCGAGACCGCCGCGGTCTCCCCTTCGCGCCAGCGGAACGGGCCGTGGGCGACCGCCGTGTCGGCGGCGCCGCCGTCCTCGCCGCGCTGGTCCACGTGCAGCGGCGCGCGCGAGACGGCGATCGCGCGCCACGTCGCGCCGTCCATCCGCTCCGGCCAGAGTCCGGCGCGGACGAGATCGGGGCGGCTCGTCGCCGCGAGCTCGCCGCCGCGCCAGACGAAGAGATCGTCGCCGACCGTGCGGGCGGCCCAGCGGGCGACGTCGTCGTCGAGCGTCCGCGCCGCGCCGCCGAGCGTGAGGTAGTCCTCGAGCAGCCGCCGCGCGACCTCCGCGTCGCGGGCCCCGGCGCCGTTGACCTCGTGGCTGATCTCGCGCGCGGCGAGGATTCGGCCGCCGATCCCGGTCGCCGCGAGCGGCAGCAGGCCGACGCCGACGAGGAAGACGGTGACCTGCAGCCGGAACTGCCGGATCAGCCGGCGCAGGAAGGCGGCGAGGCCGCGGCGCGCGGCGCGCGGATCGCAGGCCAGCGCCGCCGCGGCGCCGCAGAGGAGCGCCGCGAGCGCCGCCGCCGCGGCGCGGTCCACGATCAGCGCGGCGTTGGCCAGCGGCCCCGGAAGATCGAAGGCCAGCGAGACGACGCCGTCCGGATCCGGAATGTCGTAGACCTGCGCCGAGCCGTTCTCGAGCGACGCGGTGCGCCACGAGGGGACGCGCGGCGGGATCGGCGGAGGCGAGGGGTTCACCCCCAGGTCGGACGCGGCGAGCCAACCTTCGCGGTCGTACCAGGCGAGGTGCGGCGAGAAGTACGGCGAGCGCGGCGCGGCGGAGGCGGGGAGGGGCGCGTAGCTCGAGAAGTTCCGCGCGCGTCCCGGCAGGTTGTGGGGATCGTCGAGGACCGCCGCGAGCCACGCGCCGCCGTCCGGCAGCGGGAGCTCGGCGACGATCAGCCGCGAGGCGCCGCCGAGGAAGCGCAGCGTCGCCGGGCCGATCGAGGGGCGGCCCGAAGAGTCGCGGCGCGGCGTCGGCTGGACCGGCGGCAGGCCGGAAAGGAACGAGTCCACGAGCGCGCCGCCCGGCCCGTACTTCCAGACGCCGGCCGCCAAGCCTTGCCGTCCCAGCGGCGAGTTCCACCAGAGGTCGATCGCGTCCCGCTCGGGCACCAGTTCCCCGGGCGCGCTGGGGGGCGCGGCCAGCCGCAGCGTCTCCTTGAGGTCCGCCTCCCAGTGGGCGCGCCGCGTTTCCAGCGCTGGGCGGAAGTCCCGTTCCGCGATCCGCCGCGCGGCGCGCGGGACGGCGGCGGTCTGCGCCGCGCCGGCGAGCGCGCCGCCGAGCGCCGCGCCCCAGCAGAGCGCGTACGGCAGCCGCGGGAAGAGGGCCCGCACCGCGGGGATCGCGCCGGCCACGACGGGGGCGGCGAGGGCGAGCGCGAAGAGCGCGCCGCGGAGCCAGCCGCCGCGCGGAATGAGGATCTCGGCGGGCGCGAGCCCGAACGCCTCGACGAGCCGCGCGGCGAGCGCGGCGCCGAGGAGCGCGAGCGCCGCGCCGCCGATCGCCGCGG
The bacterium genome window above contains:
- a CDS encoding ABC transporter substrate-binding protein, which gives rise to MRRPRLFPCILAAAALAAAPAFLGCARGGRESRTPRRGGRLVVALAAPIDALNPLVARSAEAQVAADRLLPRLARPRLPDDGGAPGLEPGLAAAWEVADGGRAVSVALRPGRWSDGTPIVCADLQFTLRAQMSPEIGWRGAGFRQRIERIDCPAPDRAVVRFKAFDPDALLDAFEGNVLPRALDRWSFHSWRTADWVARLVTAGPFRVGPERAGAALSLERDAAWGGASGRPYIDRIDFRVVPDPTARMNELLAGNVDVADGLTPWNAARLAADPDVRIERRRGWSYAYLGWNTIDPAAYAEARAAREADCAKRGERDCPDDPQAIAELARRRPHPLFGDPRARRALTLAIDRAALVRELFRGDAEVPASPILAPLPEHDPSLAPWPYDPLEARRLLAAAGFAPGAGGWLVAPDGRPFSFELVYAAAPGARAA
- a CDS encoding HAMP domain-containing protein — its product is MATAIKRAAARAARPSWVALLAAALAAAPGPAAPIAALVAAAAALVLALRAGQAPRAERRVAVAVAALVLPLVAVPFFIPTPTAPDVLAAASRSLEARWRTFLDETRAAVAAPPPAGSDLAWIERRARALGPRAGVALLSADGASAIAWSGWTTPLGDERTALLERLASGEATLVLRRGLALRFLRAARAPGPERLIVVAERPLPTEPAAGFLAAGLPRGARVLVRWEALGEGLRAPFSRAVDVPTGRGPALWSLCPLMTGRVPAALASLGVDGAALAGQRRDALRRALAAALFAAAALVLAAGASFPPASAVVAARVALLALRPALGAWNQLADPAPWAASLSGWPPWLRGLGDTPFDAALSGAALAAVLAILARRGRWDARPGVPRWPFARLAAAIGGAALALLGAALAARLVEAFGLAPAEILIPRGGWLRGALFALALAAPVVAGAIPAVRALFPRLPYALCWGAALGGALAGAAQTAAVPRAARRIAERDFRPALETRRAHWEADLKETLRLAAPPSAPGELVPERDAIDLWWNSPLGRQGLAAGVWKYGPGGALVDSFLSGLPPVQPTPRRDSSGRPSIGPATLRFLGGASRLIVAELPLPDGGAWLAAVLDDPHNLPGRARNFSSYAPLPASAAPRSPYFSPHLAWYDREGWLAASDLGVNPSPPPIPPRVPSWRTASLENGSAQVYDIPDPDGVVSLAFDLPGPLANAALIVDRAAAAALAALLCGAAAALACDPRAARRGLAAFLRRLIRQFRLQVTVFLVGVGLLPLAATGIGGRILAAREISHEVNGAGARDAEVARRLLEDYLTLGGAARTLDDDVARWAARTVGDDLFVWRGGELAATSRPDLVRAGLWPERMDGATWRAIAVSRAPLHVDQRGEDGGAADTAVAHGPFRWREGETAAVSIPLVRAGRRAEQTLAAVDRALLVSAATLVLLAGLLVAAATRRLVSPLTELERAASRIAGGDFAARAPRTGYEETRALGRAFGSMATSLERQRRLLEERRAAIEGLVAALPVAVAAVLPDGRVQLANPRAADLLGAEAGRPLPDAGDPLRAAASRLAAGRSEGDETIEGADSGEPKRFRVSALDLPGLVEGTPTRLVVVEDLTDALRSERLVAWAEMARRIAHEIKNPLTPVSLVVEHVRRLIEERDPDLPRVLDRALATVADQVRVLRDTAREFSDYARLLDVRPEPLDLPRALEEWLAPYSLAPPPGVSVTLDGPRELPEFRGDPRLLRRAVVNLVDNALAAVEGGGAIAVRWSLVETPRRAVRIEVADDGPGIDPALLPRLFETGETTRETGSGLGLPIALQAAVVHGGTIDVDSAPGRGARFALVLPLNGAPPDA